The following DNA comes from Lynx canadensis isolate LIC74 chromosome B1, mLynCan4.pri.v2, whole genome shotgun sequence.
ccccaccttccctggtGGTGTCTGGGGAAGAAGAGTCTCGAAAGACAGATCTGATAGTGTTTCTACAACTGAGGAGACGGAGGAGTGGGTAGTGGTTGACCATTTTGTTCACAGAGGGAAGAAAGTCAGGAGACTCAGGTCTTCACCCAGGCCTGGCTTCTAACTAGCTGTTTGACCTTGAGCTGGTCTCtttacccccccccaccccccccccaccccgaccctcaGGTTCCTCATTTACAGAGGAGAAGGTGGGCTGCATGGGTGGTTTCCAGTCCTCTTGAGGATGAATGGAGATTCTCCCTTTTGTGATTGATGGGCCTAattctcaatctctgtctctctctttaaaaatgtttaataagagaaaatttcccaaatttaaaaACCCTAAGTTACAAAAAAGCACCCTGAGTTCTGTGGTCCTTTCACAAACAATGATGTCACAATAGtatgaaaaataagttttaaagttCTAACTACTCATATACGATAATAATGTGCATTCTGTCTACAGGTAGGTCTGACATACCTGTCTGTGAATTTGAGGGCTCTTtacactaattctttttttttttaaattttttaaaatctttatttatttttgagacagagagatacagtgtgtgagcagggaaggagcagagagagagagacacacacacacagaatctgaagcaggctccaggccctgagctgtcagcacagagcctgacatagggctcgaactcatgaactgtgagatcatgacctgagccgaagtcggacactcaactgactgagccacccaggcacctcctctTTACACTAATTCTAAAGcatcctccccactcccaggaTTGGTAAAATTGGGACTCACTGGTCTAGGTGGCCCTTTAATTATACTGTTTATAGTGGTACACTTTGCCAGTTTCAAATTGGGAGAAAGGAGGGTAAAATGGGGGCAAATAGGTGAAAATAGGCAGCATTCCTGGGTCCATGTCCTCTCTCCTGCTCGAGCCCAACAAATCCTTCAGATCACTGGCAGACAAAATCTGGGAAGTTAGGGGCTGCGGACATGTCCGTCCATTGAAGATCCTTGGTTCGCCACAACCTGTCAAGTACAAACCAGGAAACCCCCTGTTACTTTCAAAGCAGCTCCGGCAATAATCACCTATAATTGAACACAGCATCCCTTTCTGCTGAATGCGAATCAACCCTCAGCATCACTGGACACAGCAATCTAGGAAGCCACATCCAATCATGAAAGTTGGCCCAGCAGACAAAAGCCACTTCGCATCCCTCTGTAAAAGGGCTGGAAGAATGAGGAAAGAGGGGAGGTGGGATGCTATCACGTCCTTCTTATGGCGAGCCTGGCTGCCTACAGCCTCTCGGGCCAGCGGCTCCGGCTGCAAACCCTGATGTGCCTGCTGTAGCATTTAATTGGCTATGTGTCAGTGTGAGACTTTCTTTTGTTCCAGAAAAAAACGGGGACTGCTACTTTGGAAAAGGGTTAGCATACCGTGGCACCTACAGCCTCACCATGTCTGGTGCCTCCTGCCTCCAGTGGAGTTCCAGGGCCCTGATAGGCAAGGTCTACACAGCGTGGAAGAACAACGCCCAGGCACTGGGCCTGGGCAAACACAACTACTGCCGGTACGTAGCACAGGGGCCATGGGTTCCTatctgggcagggggcaggagtggGCAGTGGGATGAGAGATTTCATGCCTAAAGTTGTATGAACTTTAGTGGGTGGGAAGGAACCATGGACATTATCTGGCTGCACGTATTCATTTGCTGGAATAACACCTGTTATGAAGAGTGAAGTTCACCAGTGTTTCAGCCCACGTCCCAGACTAGAGGTGCCATCCCACAGCCACTCTGTCCTCATTGTTCTGTTCCTCTGTGGCACCTTTCTCCCAGTGAGTCATAAGAGTGTTCTCATAGCATTGCTCATGGTACCTTCCAACACACCTGCGAGATGACGATTTATATTGCTGATAGAAAAACTAAGTTAAGATTGTTTTCCTACCGTGAGATCTCTGATGGAGCCAAGTTCAGAACTCAGGACCCTCCTGCCCAGCTCAGTGTTTTTGCCATCGGTTTACTGAGCCTCCTTCCTTGCTCATGTGGCCTGCGATGGGATGGAAAATGTGATTGAGAACCTTGACCTCTCTCACCATATAGGAACCCAGATGGAGATGCCAAGCCCTGGTGCCACGTGTTGAAGGACCACAAGTTGACGTGGGAATACTGTGATGTGCCCCAGTGCTGTAAGGGCTGGCCCTTGGccacctccctctgcccagtCTCACCTCCTGGCCATTTCCTCTACcattccctgtgtcttcacagcTGTCTGCTTCAGACCCAGATTTTTAGGAGGGCCTTGGTGGGGAGGGGCCTCCCATGACTGGAGCCACGGTAGGATGACAACACTCTGGGCAGGTGCTCACTTCCCACGCACGAccaggatgggaggggcagaaagaaagagaagaacttGCCAGTTGCTCTTAGCATTTATTAGGCTCTAAACTTCTCTCTCCAGTTGCCTTTATTAATGATTGACCATGAGGTCATAGTGAGCATAGAGGAGGATAGCTCTCATATGTGGCTCCCTAGATAGCAAAGTGCTCTCACTGTGTGCTCCCGACAACGTGGTGACAGGCAGTCCTCCTACGTCCAGCTTACTGATGAGGAAAGCAGCTCAGAAGTCATGTGGCCTGCCCAAGCTCACTGGGCTCTGAGCCACACAGCTGGGGTCTGACGCCGCATCCTCGGACCCCACAGCTCGTACTTCTGCTGTGAGCTTTTCCACCTTTCCCACAGAGCCCATTTAACACAGGGGGACTCTGGAGGGGGTTAACACTGGGTTAGTGGAGGGggtggaagacagagaaaatttaAGGTGGCACATTTTGCTAAAAAAAGACACTGAGAATAGttattataaacttttttaaagtttatttatttattttgaaagagagaaagagtataaGTGTGACAGgaatggggacagagagagagagagagtttggaaGAGcatccaagcagactccatgctgttagcgaagagcccaatgcggggctccgaactcacaaaccgtgatatcatgatctgagacgaagttggacacttaaccaactaagccacccaggtgcccctctgtgaaTAGATTGTTATTACTCAGTTCCTGTGAATGCACGTACCTGCCAGAATGTTTCTCAAGGAACATATTATTTAACTGGGCAAGTAAGACACAAACCACCAATGAATTCACAGCCAAAGTCCTACATGGTAGGTCCTCAGTGGGCAGGATCAGCAAGCTCATTCAGAGCCTGGTGGGCTGAGAGTGTTAAGAAAGCCTCAAGAGAAGTTGGGATTTCACCTAAGCCTTGAAAAGTGGGCAAAGTTAGTAGatggaaaagaaatggggaaCCATTGCCCATTGGAGGAAGTTGCACTGCTGCGTTATTTCTGCAGCCAGGAAGCAGGTGCAGGAAAAAGCCAGGAGTAATGAAGCATGGCAGAAAGACCCCCAGTTTGGAGTCAGGCAGGTCTGGGTTCtaatccaggtgcccctgtgactttgggcaaaaaTTTCCCAGGCTCTCTGAAGTTCCATGTCATGAGGGTTAAAGGAAGTGTACCTACGATGGTTGGCATGTATCATGTACTCGACAAATGAAAGCTGTGGTTTTTATTACCATGCAGACTGTCCTCTCACTCTGTGCTAACCTGGAGAAGTGCAGTAAGCCTGTAGAAAGTTGGGGTTCCAAGAGAAGAAACCAGGATAGGTGCTCAAGGAACCCCCCCACCAGGGACCGCAGGTCTGAcgtcccttctctttcctttcctctcccagccACCTGTGGGCTGAGACAGTACAAGCAGCCTCAGTTCCGCATTAAAGGAGGACTCTACGCAGACATCACCTCTCATCCGTGGCAGGCTGCCATCTTTGTCAAGAACAGGAGGTCACCAGGGGAGAGGTTTTTGTGTGGTGGAATACTGATCAGTTCCTGCTGGGTCCTGTCTGCTGCGCACTGCTTGCAGGAGAGGTAGGCACTTCAGAAAAACCCAGTAGGTCTCCCTAGACTCTAAGACCTTGAACCCAGGCCTGTTAGAAGAAGCCTAACAGTGAGCAGAGCATAAGGCTGTTTCTCCATTAGGTATCCCCCCCACCACCTTAAGGTGGTCCTGGGCAGAACGTACCGAGTGGTCCctggagaggaggagcagaaattTGAAGTAGAAAAATACATCATCCATAAGGAATTTGATGACGACACTTACGACAACGATATTGGTAAGATGTCACATTCTCCCCGCTGCAGATGGCACCATACACAGCCATACACGTGCACTCAcacctcttcctcccccaccctcgccTCCTCCTTCGTCTTCCTCCCCTCAAGTCAGAAGCAGCCCTTCCCACGCGGCTTATTCCCTTCTTGCTCTTCTCCCAGCACTGCTGAAACTGCAGTCAGACTCGCTACAGTGTGCCCAGGAGAGCGACACTGTCCGCACCGTCTGTCTCCCTGAAGCTGACCTGCGCCTGCCTGACTGGACAGAATGCGAGCTGTCTGGCTACGGCAAGCACGAGGCGTGTAAGTGGAAGGAAGTCTCGGCCCCATCCTGTCTGTCTGCAGGACAACAGGGCATGCACtttctggaggaagaaaaagcagtGACGAGAATGTTCTAGCCCTGGTTCAGGCACTGATGTAAATGTAGGCAAGTTCCCTGTGGACCGAGAACCCCTCACCTGCCTTCCCTACTTCGCAGGGTCACTGTGCAGGCCACGAAGGGTCTGAGTAATACAAGTGCTTTGAAGAGCTTCAGACTTCAGGAAGGTTCTGATAAGAAGTGGAGTACAGTGATTAGGGGGTGTGGTTCTTGGACTCTCTGGTCGTGTAGTCCAGAGATCGAATCTGAGATCTGCACCTTGTAGCAGTGTGGCCCAGGACGGGGATTTTTGTTTTACACCGTCCCAAGCCCCTGTGTTCTCACCGGTAACATGGGGGTAGACTTAGCTGCCTCCTTAGACGGTGAGAATGAAATGACAGTAGGTGaaggcagtggttttcaactggGGTGAttttgccgccccccccccagccagcaGGCCCCGGCAATGTCTGGAGGCATCTTTGATCGTCACAACTCAGGATGGAGGTTTATACTAGCATTTAGGGAACAGAAGCCAAGGATGCTACAGACATCTGCAGTGCCCAGGACAGCCCCCCTCACATTATCTGGCCCCAACGTCACCAGTGCTACTACTGAGAAACCATGGGCTAAACTCTGTAAGATTTCTGGCTTTGtcagtcaaaacaatcttgacgATTTTGTAGGCGTCCACCTAACATGTGTGAAAGCTCGAGACAAGTTAGCCATTATTAGAAaatttggcttcctccctccaaAAGGTTTACAAATAACTTTCCCTAAAACCATCGgacattttcccttctctcttgcaGCTTCTCCTTTCTATTCTGAGCGGCTGAAGGAGGCTCATGTCAGGCTGTACCCAGCCGGCCGCTGCACGTCACAACACTTGTTTAACAGAACCGTGACGAACAATATGCTGTGTGCTGGAGACACACGAAGTGGTGGGAACCAGGCAAACCTCCATGACGCCTGCCAGGTAAACACGAGAGTCTCGCCAGAGCCTGAACCCACCCAAGGGTAAAAGTGTCCCTTGGCCAACAGGCTCCGAACCAAGAAAAAAGTTACAGCCAGAACCAGGGGATCTCATCTTGAGGAGGCACTGGAAGTTCGAGATGAGGGCCTCAAAGAATAACACAATCAGAGAAAGATCAAAGTTACCCAAAGTTATGAAATCTAAACTGCAGGAAATTTCCCCAATGTCTCTACCGGAAACTCCACCTGGTTCAGGGTTTCCTGTAGGCCCAGGCAATTGATTGACTATTGAAGTGATGGATAAAGCAACACAAAttaagcagttcttttttttttaatgtttatttaattttgagagagacagagacagagcacaagcaggggagggatggagaaagagggagacacagaatctgaagcaggctccaggctctgagttgtcagcacagaacccggcacaggggtcaaactcatgaaccacgagattgtgacctgagccgaagtcggatgcttaactgactcagccacccaggtgcccccaaataaagCAAATCTTGACTTCTGGGGGTGTTGGAGAACTGGGGTCTGCCACgtagaagggggaggaggggctgcagcTTACTAGGAAGGGGGACATGGATGatttgtgagaaataagttttaaaaattcttattcagCCCTAATATGAGGTTTTTTGCCTGGGAAAGCAAACTATTTCAGGTTGTCTGTGTTGGCATCCTTATCAGAGTTAGTACTTCTCTTTCGTGATAATGAGGGACTGGGTATGGGACACAGACCAACCTGTGGCATTAGGACCTAAATATAACCAAGGCACAGTTATTGATGAGACATTTTCAAACCTACAGTGTGTCAGGCTCTCCATCGAGGGCCTGGGGGTTggaggggaaacaaaaagaaggaagcagggctCTTGCATCAAAGACTTTGTGGGCTTTGTTCTTATAAGGTAATCGTATCAGCCTCTGCCCTCAGTTCCTTGACAACCTTTGTCTCTTTCTGAATGATTTCTTCAGAAACCTCAGCTGTACCCCTGGCTCAACAGTCATAAAAAGTTGTATGCAAAGTGAAAATATGATCTGCAAGcttcaagttaaaaacaaaaacaagaaattattttgGTTCAATAAGACGGTAACAGCCAATTACCCAGAGTCTTACAAAATGTCGTATGTCGTTCTCAGAGTTCTTCATGCTCTCTCCCAATTAATTCCTATAATAACCTCATATGGTAGATAGCATGAAGTCTATTTTAcagaatattgaatattgaatacAGAATAAGAATATTGAAGCACAGTGAGTCTAAGcccacatagctagtaagtgggaGAGTTAAAACCAGGGTTGTGGCCTGAAATGTCTGAGCAATTATCTCAATTCTACTTTGCAATGTAGAACCTAATCCCCTACAGGATCA
Coding sequences within:
- the PLAT gene encoding tissue-type plasminogen activator translates to MNNLRKELVFTLLFCGAALTLPSQEIHPRFRRGARSYRVTCRDEKTQMLYLQNESWLRPVLRSNRLEYCWCNSGRSLCHSVPVRSCSEPRCFNGGTCRQALYFSDFVCECPEGFSGKRCEIDASATCYKDQGITYRGTWSTAESGAECINWNSSVLALKPYNGRRPNAIMLGLGNHNYCRNPDRDSRPWCYVFKAGQYSTEFCSTPACPKEKNGDCYFGKGLAYRGTYSLTMSGASCLQWSSRALIGKVYTAWKNNAQALGLGKHNYCRNPDGDAKPWCHVLKDHKLTWEYCDVPQCSTCGLRQYKQPQFRIKGGLYADITSHPWQAAIFVKNRRSPGERFLCGGILISSCWVLSAAHCLQERYPPHHLKVVLGRTYRVVPGEEEQKFEVEKYIIHKEFDDDTYDNDIALLKLQSDSLQCAQESDTVRTVCLPEADLRLPDWTECELSGYGKHEASSPFYSERLKEAHVRLYPAGRCTSQHLFNRTVTNNMLCAGDTRSGGNQANLHDACQGDSGGPLVCMKDNHMTLVGIISWGLGCGQKDVPGVYTKITNYLDWIQDNMRP